A single genomic interval of Drosophila virilis strain 15010-1051.87 chromosome 2, Dvir_AGI_RSII-ME, whole genome shotgun sequence harbors:
- the stumps gene encoding phosphoinositide 3-kinase adapter protein 1 isoform X1: MFLTMDNTNAFFSDNPCYFNDAKSPRTPDSQSSGRAFSIFKRRNSKGSSPRPALAANPEQMRLITSANLDTTATMAFGSPRGSFNSLGGFSQQSFELQPLVYCQRSSNSQSESFRERLGSCNETHSSQCPGGGAEHDEVFNASKSQRHHTLPSGGTRRHSFGNWAQQPPQQQQQRQFNTSASTCTSPSIGPSSPDEVPSMLAPRPPVLSPNKFRGSSYRRRDNCGNVNNTNGAAAATGYGFSQPGYNMDDILIITAKHSERAYLRATFLKNHFDKITKQRGRKPFNFLHIKIDDGPFSEEIAQKYQNTALQIVILCPALLALPHSFLMAQLTSIIRVEKVLAILLDVGEDKVKEMHKTALPNYYKWRRCVVRDNDQAQISHILGIATDILGRALCQRPPCQDSSNSNNSSISRSMSSCSEGFTVLPKKVKQGQNKVLAILCEPLKPNDTLKLLVEKSGELLEVRNFKCRNPYTVQFAIPESCMEISTMIEIRIEKNNKSLGARPIKCESRLRELEQLLRVEDSPIEFMCHALGVGPLERDALDQHLLQCFQRNMPPNFHLLNGPSERQPHFFTRLESSPEEYPTLLHFAARWGLNRLCLQLMECPGGDTACGVRNCAGRTPAELAEQEGHHKLAQNLISFSEFHNLTMVYHYFKGVENASSGASSPGAQTKPCGSKGAQVVIGALPSSPRSKPPKQLPTAEYMEMSSGSERENTPEVRTKTETMAISNLNYISVETEDENLQSCATEKNLESSKVLEPATGPEQTTNELRINEPPYYQSKEQNKSEDVVDGAANYQTTDKFSQECSQLLENQAMAGNDYVMQPSNIPVPPVVPDDGNYLFQPSNRPVEEPLRLSRSTTRLPQTNNSYGTLKRSASDASSSTRANADDELAEIMHDFKNNVLTIHDVELLVEKWKHRNDVQQSFREKQEQIDQLRREYERIHEHVRSQLKRETPFERIKKLFSRQKPHAAVEKQSSCADSLLDETKSSIATSCSLKSSARPISSLSLQSVSSSSSSSGRLSTGSNCSGASLGDSGTHSDHEERRQFGCRLGTPGSLMDNYLVPPPPRPVFTPVSTPGDERHQIVFPSPMSSCQRLHTPTSPTGSDHYQMFPSNIPVYCNGSQPLSTSQSSSYLNTIMEAKEQDTQQQQQQHYQNGVTLQPIKLNERPNIIYGKLTKSHSSSGCSSFKPKQVACPQVGSIEVQAEVYQNVGSPTEEATAPEVPAKEQTNEAPNYMNC, translated from the exons ATGTTTCTCACAATGGATAATACAAACGCCTTCTTCTCAG ACAATCCGTGTTATTTCAATGATGCCAAATCGCCACGCACGCCGGACTCACAGTCATCCGGCAGAGCCTTCTCGATATTTAAACGCCGGAACTCTAAGGGCAGCAGTCCACGACCCGCACTGGCCGCCAATCCGGAACAGATGCGTCTCATCACATCGGCCAATCTGGATACGACAGCGACGATGGCCTTTGGCAGTCCGCGCGGCAGCTTCAACTCTTTGGGCGGTTTCTCACAA CAATCGTTTGAACTGCAGCCGTTGGTGTATTGCCAGCGCTCATCCAATTCGCAATCGGAGTCGTTTCGCGAACGGCTCGGCTCCTGCAATGAGACGCACAGCTCCCAGTGCCCTGGAGGCGGCGCCGAACACGACGAGGTCTTCAATGCAAG CAAATCCCAGCGCCATCACACGCTGCCAAGCGGTGGCACACGTCGTCACTCGTTCGGCAACTGGGCACAGCaaccgccgcagcagcagcagcagcgccagttCAACACATCCGCATCCACATGCACATCGCCATCGATTGGACCCAGCTCGCCGGATGAGGTGCCCAGCATGCTGGCACCGCGTCCCCCCGTGCTATCGCCGAACAAATTTCGCGGCTCATCCTATCGTCGAAGAG ACAACTGCGGCAACGTGAACAACACAAacggagctgctgctgccactggcTACGGCTTCAGTCAGCCGGGCTACAACATGGACGACATACTGATCATCACTGCCAAGCACAGCGAACGCGCCTATCTGCGCGCCACTTTCCTGAAGAACCATTTCGACAAGATCACCAAGCAGCGCGGACGCAAACCATTCAA TTTTCTGCACATAAAAATTGATGATGGCCCCTTCAGCGAGGAGATCGctcaaaaatatcaaaatacgGCGCTACAAATTGTCATTCTGTGCCCAGCCCTGTTGGCACTGCCACACAGTTTCCTGATGGCGCAGCTGACATCGATAATACGCGTGGAGAAGGTGCTGGCCATATTGCTGGATGTGGGCGAAGATAAGGTCAAAGAAATGCACAAGACGGCGCTGCCCAACTATTATAAATGGCGACGCTGCGTGGTGCGGGACAACGATCAGGCGCAGATCAGTCACATTTTGGGCATAGCCACCGACATATTGGGCCGGGCGCTGTGCCAGCGTCCGCCCTGCCAGGatagcagcaatagcaacaacagcagcatttCGCGCAGCATGTCCAGCTGCTCGGAGGGCTTCACCGTGCTGCCCAAGAAGGTCAAGCAAGGCCAGAACAAAGTGTTGGCCATACTGTGCGAGCCGCTGAAGCCGAACGACACGCTTAAGCTGCTCGTGGAGAAATCGGGCGAGCTGCTTGAGGTACGCAATTTTAAGTGCCGCAATCCTTACACTGTCCAGTTCGCCATACCCGAATCCTGCATGGAGATCTCCACCATGATTGAAATACGCATCGAGAAGAACAATAAGAGCCTGGGCGCACGTCCCATCAAATGCGAGAGTCGCCTTCGCGAATTGGAACAGCTGCTGCGCGTCGAGGACTCGCCCATTGAGTTCATGTGTCATGCCCTGGGCGTGGGTCCTCTGGAGCGCGATGCATTGGATCAACATTTGCTGCAGTGCTTCCAGCGCAATATGCCGCCCAATTTCCATCTGCTCAACGGACCCAGCGAGCGTCAGCCGCACTTTTTCACACGCCTCGAGTCCAGTCCCGAGGAGTATCCAACACTGTTGCACTTCGCTGCACGCTGGGGCCTCAATCGGCTCTGCCTGCAGCTCATGGAGTGTCCTGGCGGAGACACGGCCTGCGGTGTGCGCAACTGCGCTGGCCGCACGCCCGCTGAGCTGGCCGAGCAGGAGGGTCACCATAAGCTGGCCCAGAATCTGATCAGCTTCTCGGAGTTTCACAATCTCACAATGGTCTATCACTATTTCAAGGGCGTGGAAAATGCCAGCAGCGGAGCCAGCAGCCCGGGTGCCCAGACCAAACCATGTGGCAGCAAGGGCGCCCAGGTGGTGATTGGAGCGCTGCCATCGTCGCCCAGAAGCAAACCACCCAAGCAGCTGCCCACGGCAGAGTATATGGAAATGTCCAGTGGCTCGGAGCGCGAGAATACGCCGGAGGTGCGCACCAAAACTGAGACAATGGCCATATCGAATCTCAACTACATTAGCGTGGAAACCGAGGATGAGAATCTGCAGAGCTGCGCCACAGAGAAGAATCTGGAGTCCAGCAAAGTGCTGGAGCCAGCAACTGGACCCGAGCAAACCACCAACGAGCTGCGCATCAACGAACCGCCATACTATCAATCCAAAGAGCAAAACAAATCCGAGGATGTGGTGGATGGAGCTGCCAACTATCAGACCACAGATAAGTTCAGCCAGGAATGCTCACAGCTGTTGGAGAACCAGGCAATGGCTGGCAACGATTACGTGATGCAGCCCTCCAATATACCAGTGCCACCCGTTGTGCCCGATGATGGCAACTATCTGTTTCAGCCCTCCAATCGGCCGGTGGAGGAACCGCTGCGCCTGAGTCGCTCCACAACGCGACTGCCCCAGACCAATAACAGCTATGGCACATTGAAGCGCAGCGCCAGCGACGCCTCCAGCAGCACACGGGCCAATGCCGACGACGAGCTGGCCGAGATTATGCACGATTTCAAGAACAATGTGCTGACCATACATGATGTGGAGCTGCTGGTCGAGAAGTGGAAGCATCGTAATGATGTACAGCAAAGCTTCCGTGAGAAGCAGGAGCAGATCGATCAGCTGCGTCGCGAATACGAGCGTATACATGAGCATGTCAGGTCACAGCTGAAACGCGAAACACCCTTTGAGCGCATCAAGAAGCTCTTCTCCAGACAAAAGCCACATGCCGCCGTCGAGAAGCAGAGCAGCTGTGCGGACAGTCTGCTGGACGAGACCAAGAGCTCCATTGCGACCAGCTGCAGTCTCAAGTCTTCGGCGCGTCCCATTAGCTCGCTGAGCCTGCAGAGCGTTTCCAGCTCGAGCTCCTCCTCGGGCCGCCTCAGCACAGGCAGCAATTGTAGTGGCGCCTCGCTGGGCGACTCTGGCACACATTCAGATCATGAGGAGCGTCGCCAGTTTGGCTGCCGCCTGGGCACGCCCGGTTCGCTGATGGATAACTATTtggtgccgccgccgccgcgtcCAGTTTTTACACCGGTCTCAACGCCAGGCGATGAACGACATCAGATTGTGTTTCCCTCACCAATGTCCAGCTGCCAGCGCCTACACACGCCCACCAGTCCCACTGGCTCCGATCACTATCAGATGTTTCCATCGAATATACCCGTCTACTGCAATGGCAGCCAGCCGCTGTCCACATCGCAGAGCAGCAGCTATCTAAACACGATTATGGAGGCAAAGGAGCAGGatacacagcaacaacagcaacagcactaCCAAAACGGTGTCACACTGCAGCCCATCAAGCTGAACGAGCGACCCAACATCATCTATGGCAAACTGACCAAGAGCCActccagcagcggctgcagctcgTTCAAGCCCAAGCAGGTCGCCTGCCCGCAGGTGGGCAGCATCGAGGTGCAGGCTGAGGTCTATCAAAATGTGGGCAGCCCAACGGAGGAGGCAACAGCCCCAGAAGTGCCGGCCAAGGAACAAACCAACGAGGCGCCCAACTACATGAACTGCTAG